From a region of the Chlorocebus sabaeus isolate Y175 chromosome 23, mChlSab1.0.hap1, whole genome shotgun sequence genome:
- the FBXW11 gene encoding F-box/WD repeat-containing protein 11 isoform X4, whose translation MEPDSVIEDKTIELMNTSVMEDQNEDESPKKNTLWQISNGTSSVIVSRKRPSEGNYQKEKDLCIKYFDQWSESDQVEFVEHLISRMCHYQHGHINSYLKPMLQRDFITALPEQGLDHIAENILSYLDARSLCAAELVCKEWQRVISEGMLWKKLIERMVRTDPLWKGLSERRGWDQYLFKNRPTDGPPNSFYRSLYPKIIQDIETIESNWRCGRHNLQRIQCRSENSKGVYCLQYDDEKIISGLRDNSIKIWDKTSLECLKVLTGHTGSVLCLQYDERVIVTGSSDSTVRVWDVNTGEVLNTLIHHNEAVLHLRFSNGLMVTCSKDRSIAVWDMASATDITLRRVLVGHRAAVNVVDFDDKYIVSASGDRTIKVWSTSTCEFVRTLNGHKRGIACLQYRDRLVVSGSSDNTIRLWDIECGACLRVLEGHEELVRCIRFDNKRIVSGAYDGKIKVWDLQAALDPRAPASTLCLRTLVEHSGRVFRLQFDEFQIISSSHDDTILIWDFLNVPPSAQNETRSPSRTYTYISR comes from the exons AACACTTCAGTTATGGAAGATCAAAATGAAGATGAGTCCCCAAAGAAAAATACTCTTTGGCAG atAAGTAATGGAACATCATCTGTGATCGTCTCCAGAAAGAGGCCATCAGAAGGAaactatcaaaaagaaaaagacttgtgtattaaatattttgaccAGTGGTCTGAATCAGATCAAGTGGAATTTGTGGAACATCTTATTTCACGAATGTGTCATTATCAGCATGGACATATTAACTCTTACCTGAAGCCCATGTTGCAGCGGGACTTTATTACCGCTTTACCAG AGCAAGGCTTAGATCACATAGCAGAAAACATTCTTTCGTACCTGGACGCCAGGTCTCTGTGTGCAGCAGAGCTGGTATGTAAAGAATGGCAGCGAGTGATCTCAGAAGGAATGCTTTGGAAGAAGCTGATTGAACGAATGGTACGCACTGATCCCCTATGGAAAGGACTTTCAGAAAGAAGAGGGTG GGATCAGTACCTGTTTAAAAACAGACCCACAGATGGCCctccaaattcattttatagGTCATTATACCCAAAGATTATCCAGGATATAGAG ACTATAGAATCTAACTGGCGGTGTGGACGACACAACTTGCAGAGGATTCAGTGCCGCTCTGAAAATAGTAAAGGTGTCTACTGTTTACAGTATGATGATGAAAAAATTATCAGTGGCCTACGAGATAATTCTATTAAG ATTTGGGATAAAACCAGCCTGGAATGTTTGAAAGTGTTAACGGGACACACAGGCTCTGTCCTCTGTCTGCAGTATGATGAGCGTGTCATTGTAACCGGCTCTTCAGATTCTACGGTGAG gGTGTGGGATGTGAACACGGGTGAAGTTCTTAACACATTGATCCACCACAATGAGGCCGTACTGCACTTACGCTTCAGCAATGGACTGATGGTGACCTGTTCCAAGGACCGCTCCATTGCTGTGTGGGACATGGCTTCTGCGACCGATATCACTTTACGCCGTGTCCTGGTTGGCCACCGGGCTGCTGTCAATGTAGTAGACTTTGACGACAAGTACATTGTGTCCGCCTCTGGTGACAGGACCATCAAA GTCTGGAGCACGAGCACCTGTGAATTTGTCCGTACTCTCAATGGGCACAAGCGAGGCATTGCCTGTCTCCAGTACAGGGATCGGCTGGTTGTTAGTGGATCATCAGATAATACCATTAG GCTCTGGGATATTGAATGTGGTGCCTGTTTAAGAGTCCTAGAGGGACATGAAGAATTGGTCCGATGCATCCGGTTTGATAACAAGAGGATTGTCAGTGGGGCCTATGATGG GAAAATTAAAGTTTGGGACTTGCAAGCTGCTCTTGACCCTCGAGCCCCAGCGAGCACATTGTGTTTGCGCACATTGGTG gAACATTCTGGACGTGTGTTTCGGCTACAGTTTGATGAGTTTCAGATCATCAGCAGCTCCCATGATGACACTATTTTGATTTGGGATTTCTTAAATGTGCCTCCCAGTGCCCAGAATGAGACCCGTTCTCCCTCCAGAACATACACTTACATCTCTAGATAA
- the FBXW11 gene encoding F-box/WD repeat-containing protein 11 isoform X3 — protein sequence MCALSCLQSMPSVRCLQNTSVMEDQNEDESPKKNTLWQISNGTSSVIVSRKRPSEGNYQKEKDLCIKYFDQWSESDQVEFVEHLISRMCHYQHGHINSYLKPMLQRDFITALPEQGLDHIAENILSYLDARSLCAAELVCKEWQRVISEGMLWKKLIERMVRTDPLWKGLSERRGWDQYLFKNRPTDGPPNSFYRSLYPKIIQDIETIESNWRCGRHNLQRIQCRSENSKGVYCLQYDDEKIISGLRDNSIKIWDKTSLECLKVLTGHTGSVLCLQYDERVIVTGSSDSTVRVWDVNTGEVLNTLIHHNEAVLHLRFSNGLMVTCSKDRSIAVWDMASATDITLRRVLVGHRAAVNVVDFDDKYIVSASGDRTIKVWSTSTCEFVRTLNGHKRGIACLQYRDRLVVSGSSDNTIRLWDIECGACLRVLEGHEELVRCIRFDNKRIVSGAYDGKIKVWDLQAALDPRAPASTLCLRTLVEHSGRVFRLQFDEFQIISSSHDDTILIWDFLNVPPSAQNETRSPSRTYTYISR from the exons AACACTTCAGTTATGGAAGATCAAAATGAAGATGAGTCCCCAAAGAAAAATACTCTTTGGCAG atAAGTAATGGAACATCATCTGTGATCGTCTCCAGAAAGAGGCCATCAGAAGGAaactatcaaaaagaaaaagacttgtgtattaaatattttgaccAGTGGTCTGAATCAGATCAAGTGGAATTTGTGGAACATCTTATTTCACGAATGTGTCATTATCAGCATGGACATATTAACTCTTACCTGAAGCCCATGTTGCAGCGGGACTTTATTACCGCTTTACCAG AGCAAGGCTTAGATCACATAGCAGAAAACATTCTTTCGTACCTGGACGCCAGGTCTCTGTGTGCAGCAGAGCTGGTATGTAAAGAATGGCAGCGAGTGATCTCAGAAGGAATGCTTTGGAAGAAGCTGATTGAACGAATGGTACGCACTGATCCCCTATGGAAAGGACTTTCAGAAAGAAGAGGGTG GGATCAGTACCTGTTTAAAAACAGACCCACAGATGGCCctccaaattcattttatagGTCATTATACCCAAAGATTATCCAGGATATAGAG ACTATAGAATCTAACTGGCGGTGTGGACGACACAACTTGCAGAGGATTCAGTGCCGCTCTGAAAATAGTAAAGGTGTCTACTGTTTACAGTATGATGATGAAAAAATTATCAGTGGCCTACGAGATAATTCTATTAAG ATTTGGGATAAAACCAGCCTGGAATGTTTGAAAGTGTTAACGGGACACACAGGCTCTGTCCTCTGTCTGCAGTATGATGAGCGTGTCATTGTAACCGGCTCTTCAGATTCTACGGTGAG gGTGTGGGATGTGAACACGGGTGAAGTTCTTAACACATTGATCCACCACAATGAGGCCGTACTGCACTTACGCTTCAGCAATGGACTGATGGTGACCTGTTCCAAGGACCGCTCCATTGCTGTGTGGGACATGGCTTCTGCGACCGATATCACTTTACGCCGTGTCCTGGTTGGCCACCGGGCTGCTGTCAATGTAGTAGACTTTGACGACAAGTACATTGTGTCCGCCTCTGGTGACAGGACCATCAAA GTCTGGAGCACGAGCACCTGTGAATTTGTCCGTACTCTCAATGGGCACAAGCGAGGCATTGCCTGTCTCCAGTACAGGGATCGGCTGGTTGTTAGTGGATCATCAGATAATACCATTAG GCTCTGGGATATTGAATGTGGTGCCTGTTTAAGAGTCCTAGAGGGACATGAAGAATTGGTCCGATGCATCCGGTTTGATAACAAGAGGATTGTCAGTGGGGCCTATGATGG GAAAATTAAAGTTTGGGACTTGCAAGCTGCTCTTGACCCTCGAGCCCCAGCGAGCACATTGTGTTTGCGCACATTGGTG gAACATTCTGGACGTGTGTTTCGGCTACAGTTTGATGAGTTTCAGATCATCAGCAGCTCCCATGATGACACTATTTTGATTTGGGATTTCTTAAATGTGCCTCCCAGTGCCCAGAATGAGACCCGTTCTCCCTCCAGAACATACACTTACATCTCTAGATAA
- the FBXW11 gene encoding F-box/WD repeat-containing protein 11 isoform X1 gives MEPDSVIEDKTIELMCSVPRSLWLGCANLVESMCALSCLQSMPSVRCLQNTSVMEDQNEDESPKKNTLWQISNGTSSVIVSRKRPSEGNYQKEKDLCIKYFDQWSESDQVEFVEHLISRMCHYQHGHINSYLKPMLQRDFITALPEQGLDHIAENILSYLDARSLCAAELVCKEWQRVISEGMLWKKLIERMVRTDPLWKGLSERRGWDQYLFKNRPTDGPPNSFYRSLYPKIIQDIETIESNWRCGRHNLQRIQCRSENSKGVYCLQYDDEKIISGLRDNSIKIWDKTSLECLKVLTGHTGSVLCLQYDERVIVTGSSDSTVRVWDVNTGEVLNTLIHHNEAVLHLRFSNGLMVTCSKDRSIAVWDMASATDITLRRVLVGHRAAVNVVDFDDKYIVSASGDRTIKVWSTSTCEFVRTLNGHKRGIACLQYRDRLVVSGSSDNTIRLWDIECGACLRVLEGHEELVRCIRFDNKRIVSGAYDGKIKVWDLQAALDPRAPASTLCLRTLVEHSGRVFRLQFDEFQIISSSHDDTILIWDFLNVPPSAQNETRSPSRTYTYISR, from the exons AACACTTCAGTTATGGAAGATCAAAATGAAGATGAGTCCCCAAAGAAAAATACTCTTTGGCAG atAAGTAATGGAACATCATCTGTGATCGTCTCCAGAAAGAGGCCATCAGAAGGAaactatcaaaaagaaaaagacttgtgtattaaatattttgaccAGTGGTCTGAATCAGATCAAGTGGAATTTGTGGAACATCTTATTTCACGAATGTGTCATTATCAGCATGGACATATTAACTCTTACCTGAAGCCCATGTTGCAGCGGGACTTTATTACCGCTTTACCAG AGCAAGGCTTAGATCACATAGCAGAAAACATTCTTTCGTACCTGGACGCCAGGTCTCTGTGTGCAGCAGAGCTGGTATGTAAAGAATGGCAGCGAGTGATCTCAGAAGGAATGCTTTGGAAGAAGCTGATTGAACGAATGGTACGCACTGATCCCCTATGGAAAGGACTTTCAGAAAGAAGAGGGTG GGATCAGTACCTGTTTAAAAACAGACCCACAGATGGCCctccaaattcattttatagGTCATTATACCCAAAGATTATCCAGGATATAGAG ACTATAGAATCTAACTGGCGGTGTGGACGACACAACTTGCAGAGGATTCAGTGCCGCTCTGAAAATAGTAAAGGTGTCTACTGTTTACAGTATGATGATGAAAAAATTATCAGTGGCCTACGAGATAATTCTATTAAG ATTTGGGATAAAACCAGCCTGGAATGTTTGAAAGTGTTAACGGGACACACAGGCTCTGTCCTCTGTCTGCAGTATGATGAGCGTGTCATTGTAACCGGCTCTTCAGATTCTACGGTGAG gGTGTGGGATGTGAACACGGGTGAAGTTCTTAACACATTGATCCACCACAATGAGGCCGTACTGCACTTACGCTTCAGCAATGGACTGATGGTGACCTGTTCCAAGGACCGCTCCATTGCTGTGTGGGACATGGCTTCTGCGACCGATATCACTTTACGCCGTGTCCTGGTTGGCCACCGGGCTGCTGTCAATGTAGTAGACTTTGACGACAAGTACATTGTGTCCGCCTCTGGTGACAGGACCATCAAA GTCTGGAGCACGAGCACCTGTGAATTTGTCCGTACTCTCAATGGGCACAAGCGAGGCATTGCCTGTCTCCAGTACAGGGATCGGCTGGTTGTTAGTGGATCATCAGATAATACCATTAG GCTCTGGGATATTGAATGTGGTGCCTGTTTAAGAGTCCTAGAGGGACATGAAGAATTGGTCCGATGCATCCGGTTTGATAACAAGAGGATTGTCAGTGGGGCCTATGATGG GAAAATTAAAGTTTGGGACTTGCAAGCTGCTCTTGACCCTCGAGCCCCAGCGAGCACATTGTGTTTGCGCACATTGGTG gAACATTCTGGACGTGTGTTTCGGCTACAGTTTGATGAGTTTCAGATCATCAGCAGCTCCCATGATGACACTATTTTGATTTGGGATTTCTTAAATGTGCCTCCCAGTGCCCAGAATGAGACCCGTTCTCCCTCCAGAACATACACTTACATCTCTAGATAA
- the FBXW11 gene encoding F-box/WD repeat-containing protein 11 isoform X5: MEDQNEDESPKKNTLWQISNGTSSVIVSRKRPSEGNYQKEKDLCIKYFDQWSESDQVEFVEHLISRMCHYQHGHINSYLKPMLQRDFITALPEQGLDHIAENILSYLDARSLCAAELVCKEWQRVISEGMLWKKLIERMVRTDPLWKGLSERRGWDQYLFKNRPTDGPPNSFYRSLYPKIIQDIETIESNWRCGRHNLQRIQCRSENSKGVYCLQYDDEKIISGLRDNSIKIWDKTSLECLKVLTGHTGSVLCLQYDERVIVTGSSDSTVRVWDVNTGEVLNTLIHHNEAVLHLRFSNGLMVTCSKDRSIAVWDMASATDITLRRVLVGHRAAVNVVDFDDKYIVSASGDRTIKVWSTSTCEFVRTLNGHKRGIACLQYRDRLVVSGSSDNTIRLWDIECGACLRVLEGHEELVRCIRFDNKRIVSGAYDGKIKVWDLQAALDPRAPASTLCLRTLVEHSGRVFRLQFDEFQIISSSHDDTILIWDFLNVPPSAQNETRSPSRTYTYISR, encoded by the exons ATGGAAGATCAAAATGAAGATGAGTCCCCAAAGAAAAATACTCTTTGGCAG atAAGTAATGGAACATCATCTGTGATCGTCTCCAGAAAGAGGCCATCAGAAGGAaactatcaaaaagaaaaagacttgtgtattaaatattttgaccAGTGGTCTGAATCAGATCAAGTGGAATTTGTGGAACATCTTATTTCACGAATGTGTCATTATCAGCATGGACATATTAACTCTTACCTGAAGCCCATGTTGCAGCGGGACTTTATTACCGCTTTACCAG AGCAAGGCTTAGATCACATAGCAGAAAACATTCTTTCGTACCTGGACGCCAGGTCTCTGTGTGCAGCAGAGCTGGTATGTAAAGAATGGCAGCGAGTGATCTCAGAAGGAATGCTTTGGAAGAAGCTGATTGAACGAATGGTACGCACTGATCCCCTATGGAAAGGACTTTCAGAAAGAAGAGGGTG GGATCAGTACCTGTTTAAAAACAGACCCACAGATGGCCctccaaattcattttatagGTCATTATACCCAAAGATTATCCAGGATATAGAG ACTATAGAATCTAACTGGCGGTGTGGACGACACAACTTGCAGAGGATTCAGTGCCGCTCTGAAAATAGTAAAGGTGTCTACTGTTTACAGTATGATGATGAAAAAATTATCAGTGGCCTACGAGATAATTCTATTAAG ATTTGGGATAAAACCAGCCTGGAATGTTTGAAAGTGTTAACGGGACACACAGGCTCTGTCCTCTGTCTGCAGTATGATGAGCGTGTCATTGTAACCGGCTCTTCAGATTCTACGGTGAG gGTGTGGGATGTGAACACGGGTGAAGTTCTTAACACATTGATCCACCACAATGAGGCCGTACTGCACTTACGCTTCAGCAATGGACTGATGGTGACCTGTTCCAAGGACCGCTCCATTGCTGTGTGGGACATGGCTTCTGCGACCGATATCACTTTACGCCGTGTCCTGGTTGGCCACCGGGCTGCTGTCAATGTAGTAGACTTTGACGACAAGTACATTGTGTCCGCCTCTGGTGACAGGACCATCAAA GTCTGGAGCACGAGCACCTGTGAATTTGTCCGTACTCTCAATGGGCACAAGCGAGGCATTGCCTGTCTCCAGTACAGGGATCGGCTGGTTGTTAGTGGATCATCAGATAATACCATTAG GCTCTGGGATATTGAATGTGGTGCCTGTTTAAGAGTCCTAGAGGGACATGAAGAATTGGTCCGATGCATCCGGTTTGATAACAAGAGGATTGTCAGTGGGGCCTATGATGG GAAAATTAAAGTTTGGGACTTGCAAGCTGCTCTTGACCCTCGAGCCCCAGCGAGCACATTGTGTTTGCGCACATTGGTG gAACATTCTGGACGTGTGTTTCGGCTACAGTTTGATGAGTTTCAGATCATCAGCAGCTCCCATGATGACACTATTTTGATTTGGGATTTCTTAAATGTGCCTCCCAGTGCCCAGAATGAGACCCGTTCTCCCTCCAGAACATACACTTACATCTCTAGATAA
- the FBXW11 gene encoding F-box/WD repeat-containing protein 11 isoform X7, whose amino-acid sequence MEPDSVIEDKTIELMISNGTSSVIVSRKRPSEGNYQKEKDLCIKYFDQWSESDQVEFVEHLISRMCHYQHGHINSYLKPMLQRDFITALPEQGLDHIAENILSYLDARSLCAAELVCKEWQRVISEGMLWKKLIERMVRTDPLWKGLSERRGWDQYLFKNRPTDGPPNSFYRSLYPKIIQDIETIESNWRCGRHNLQRIQCRSENSKGVYCLQYDDEKIISGLRDNSIKIWDKTSLECLKVLTGHTGSVLCLQYDERVIVTGSSDSTVRVWDVNTGEVLNTLIHHNEAVLHLRFSNGLMVTCSKDRSIAVWDMASATDITLRRVLVGHRAAVNVVDFDDKYIVSASGDRTIKVWSTSTCEFVRTLNGHKRGIACLQYRDRLVVSGSSDNTIRLWDIECGACLRVLEGHEELVRCIRFDNKRIVSGAYDGKIKVWDLQAALDPRAPASTLCLRTLVEHSGRVFRLQFDEFQIISSSHDDTILIWDFLNVPPSAQNETRSPSRTYTYISR is encoded by the exons atAAGTAATGGAACATCATCTGTGATCGTCTCCAGAAAGAGGCCATCAGAAGGAaactatcaaaaagaaaaagacttgtgtattaaatattttgaccAGTGGTCTGAATCAGATCAAGTGGAATTTGTGGAACATCTTATTTCACGAATGTGTCATTATCAGCATGGACATATTAACTCTTACCTGAAGCCCATGTTGCAGCGGGACTTTATTACCGCTTTACCAG AGCAAGGCTTAGATCACATAGCAGAAAACATTCTTTCGTACCTGGACGCCAGGTCTCTGTGTGCAGCAGAGCTGGTATGTAAAGAATGGCAGCGAGTGATCTCAGAAGGAATGCTTTGGAAGAAGCTGATTGAACGAATGGTACGCACTGATCCCCTATGGAAAGGACTTTCAGAAAGAAGAGGGTG GGATCAGTACCTGTTTAAAAACAGACCCACAGATGGCCctccaaattcattttatagGTCATTATACCCAAAGATTATCCAGGATATAGAG ACTATAGAATCTAACTGGCGGTGTGGACGACACAACTTGCAGAGGATTCAGTGCCGCTCTGAAAATAGTAAAGGTGTCTACTGTTTACAGTATGATGATGAAAAAATTATCAGTGGCCTACGAGATAATTCTATTAAG ATTTGGGATAAAACCAGCCTGGAATGTTTGAAAGTGTTAACGGGACACACAGGCTCTGTCCTCTGTCTGCAGTATGATGAGCGTGTCATTGTAACCGGCTCTTCAGATTCTACGGTGAG gGTGTGGGATGTGAACACGGGTGAAGTTCTTAACACATTGATCCACCACAATGAGGCCGTACTGCACTTACGCTTCAGCAATGGACTGATGGTGACCTGTTCCAAGGACCGCTCCATTGCTGTGTGGGACATGGCTTCTGCGACCGATATCACTTTACGCCGTGTCCTGGTTGGCCACCGGGCTGCTGTCAATGTAGTAGACTTTGACGACAAGTACATTGTGTCCGCCTCTGGTGACAGGACCATCAAA GTCTGGAGCACGAGCACCTGTGAATTTGTCCGTACTCTCAATGGGCACAAGCGAGGCATTGCCTGTCTCCAGTACAGGGATCGGCTGGTTGTTAGTGGATCATCAGATAATACCATTAG GCTCTGGGATATTGAATGTGGTGCCTGTTTAAGAGTCCTAGAGGGACATGAAGAATTGGTCCGATGCATCCGGTTTGATAACAAGAGGATTGTCAGTGGGGCCTATGATGG GAAAATTAAAGTTTGGGACTTGCAAGCTGCTCTTGACCCTCGAGCCCCAGCGAGCACATTGTGTTTGCGCACATTGGTG gAACATTCTGGACGTGTGTTTCGGCTACAGTTTGATGAGTTTCAGATCATCAGCAGCTCCCATGATGACACTATTTTGATTTGGGATTTCTTAAATGTGCCTCCCAGTGCCCAGAATGAGACCCGTTCTCCCTCCAGAACATACACTTACATCTCTAGATAA
- the FBXW11 gene encoding F-box/WD repeat-containing protein 11 isoform X6 produces MCALSCLQSMPSVRCLQISNGTSSVIVSRKRPSEGNYQKEKDLCIKYFDQWSESDQVEFVEHLISRMCHYQHGHINSYLKPMLQRDFITALPEQGLDHIAENILSYLDARSLCAAELVCKEWQRVISEGMLWKKLIERMVRTDPLWKGLSERRGWDQYLFKNRPTDGPPNSFYRSLYPKIIQDIETIESNWRCGRHNLQRIQCRSENSKGVYCLQYDDEKIISGLRDNSIKIWDKTSLECLKVLTGHTGSVLCLQYDERVIVTGSSDSTVRVWDVNTGEVLNTLIHHNEAVLHLRFSNGLMVTCSKDRSIAVWDMASATDITLRRVLVGHRAAVNVVDFDDKYIVSASGDRTIKVWSTSTCEFVRTLNGHKRGIACLQYRDRLVVSGSSDNTIRLWDIECGACLRVLEGHEELVRCIRFDNKRIVSGAYDGKIKVWDLQAALDPRAPASTLCLRTLVEHSGRVFRLQFDEFQIISSSHDDTILIWDFLNVPPSAQNETRSPSRTYTYISR; encoded by the exons atAAGTAATGGAACATCATCTGTGATCGTCTCCAGAAAGAGGCCATCAGAAGGAaactatcaaaaagaaaaagacttgtgtattaaatattttgaccAGTGGTCTGAATCAGATCAAGTGGAATTTGTGGAACATCTTATTTCACGAATGTGTCATTATCAGCATGGACATATTAACTCTTACCTGAAGCCCATGTTGCAGCGGGACTTTATTACCGCTTTACCAG AGCAAGGCTTAGATCACATAGCAGAAAACATTCTTTCGTACCTGGACGCCAGGTCTCTGTGTGCAGCAGAGCTGGTATGTAAAGAATGGCAGCGAGTGATCTCAGAAGGAATGCTTTGGAAGAAGCTGATTGAACGAATGGTACGCACTGATCCCCTATGGAAAGGACTTTCAGAAAGAAGAGGGTG GGATCAGTACCTGTTTAAAAACAGACCCACAGATGGCCctccaaattcattttatagGTCATTATACCCAAAGATTATCCAGGATATAGAG ACTATAGAATCTAACTGGCGGTGTGGACGACACAACTTGCAGAGGATTCAGTGCCGCTCTGAAAATAGTAAAGGTGTCTACTGTTTACAGTATGATGATGAAAAAATTATCAGTGGCCTACGAGATAATTCTATTAAG ATTTGGGATAAAACCAGCCTGGAATGTTTGAAAGTGTTAACGGGACACACAGGCTCTGTCCTCTGTCTGCAGTATGATGAGCGTGTCATTGTAACCGGCTCTTCAGATTCTACGGTGAG gGTGTGGGATGTGAACACGGGTGAAGTTCTTAACACATTGATCCACCACAATGAGGCCGTACTGCACTTACGCTTCAGCAATGGACTGATGGTGACCTGTTCCAAGGACCGCTCCATTGCTGTGTGGGACATGGCTTCTGCGACCGATATCACTTTACGCCGTGTCCTGGTTGGCCACCGGGCTGCTGTCAATGTAGTAGACTTTGACGACAAGTACATTGTGTCCGCCTCTGGTGACAGGACCATCAAA GTCTGGAGCACGAGCACCTGTGAATTTGTCCGTACTCTCAATGGGCACAAGCGAGGCATTGCCTGTCTCCAGTACAGGGATCGGCTGGTTGTTAGTGGATCATCAGATAATACCATTAG GCTCTGGGATATTGAATGTGGTGCCTGTTTAAGAGTCCTAGAGGGACATGAAGAATTGGTCCGATGCATCCGGTTTGATAACAAGAGGATTGTCAGTGGGGCCTATGATGG GAAAATTAAAGTTTGGGACTTGCAAGCTGCTCTTGACCCTCGAGCCCCAGCGAGCACATTGTGTTTGCGCACATTGGTG gAACATTCTGGACGTGTGTTTCGGCTACAGTTTGATGAGTTTCAGATCATCAGCAGCTCCCATGATGACACTATTTTGATTTGGGATTTCTTAAATGTGCCTCCCAGTGCCCAGAATGAGACCCGTTCTCCCTCCAGAACATACACTTACATCTCTAGATAA
- the FBXW11 gene encoding F-box/WD repeat-containing protein 11 isoform X2, with translation MEPDSVIEDKTIELMCSVPRSLWLGCANLVESMCALSCLQSMPSVRCLQISNGTSSVIVSRKRPSEGNYQKEKDLCIKYFDQWSESDQVEFVEHLISRMCHYQHGHINSYLKPMLQRDFITALPEQGLDHIAENILSYLDARSLCAAELVCKEWQRVISEGMLWKKLIERMVRTDPLWKGLSERRGWDQYLFKNRPTDGPPNSFYRSLYPKIIQDIETIESNWRCGRHNLQRIQCRSENSKGVYCLQYDDEKIISGLRDNSIKIWDKTSLECLKVLTGHTGSVLCLQYDERVIVTGSSDSTVRVWDVNTGEVLNTLIHHNEAVLHLRFSNGLMVTCSKDRSIAVWDMASATDITLRRVLVGHRAAVNVVDFDDKYIVSASGDRTIKVWSTSTCEFVRTLNGHKRGIACLQYRDRLVVSGSSDNTIRLWDIECGACLRVLEGHEELVRCIRFDNKRIVSGAYDGKIKVWDLQAALDPRAPASTLCLRTLVEHSGRVFRLQFDEFQIISSSHDDTILIWDFLNVPPSAQNETRSPSRTYTYISR, from the exons atAAGTAATGGAACATCATCTGTGATCGTCTCCAGAAAGAGGCCATCAGAAGGAaactatcaaaaagaaaaagacttgtgtattaaatattttgaccAGTGGTCTGAATCAGATCAAGTGGAATTTGTGGAACATCTTATTTCACGAATGTGTCATTATCAGCATGGACATATTAACTCTTACCTGAAGCCCATGTTGCAGCGGGACTTTATTACCGCTTTACCAG AGCAAGGCTTAGATCACATAGCAGAAAACATTCTTTCGTACCTGGACGCCAGGTCTCTGTGTGCAGCAGAGCTGGTATGTAAAGAATGGCAGCGAGTGATCTCAGAAGGAATGCTTTGGAAGAAGCTGATTGAACGAATGGTACGCACTGATCCCCTATGGAAAGGACTTTCAGAAAGAAGAGGGTG GGATCAGTACCTGTTTAAAAACAGACCCACAGATGGCCctccaaattcattttatagGTCATTATACCCAAAGATTATCCAGGATATAGAG ACTATAGAATCTAACTGGCGGTGTGGACGACACAACTTGCAGAGGATTCAGTGCCGCTCTGAAAATAGTAAAGGTGTCTACTGTTTACAGTATGATGATGAAAAAATTATCAGTGGCCTACGAGATAATTCTATTAAG ATTTGGGATAAAACCAGCCTGGAATGTTTGAAAGTGTTAACGGGACACACAGGCTCTGTCCTCTGTCTGCAGTATGATGAGCGTGTCATTGTAACCGGCTCTTCAGATTCTACGGTGAG gGTGTGGGATGTGAACACGGGTGAAGTTCTTAACACATTGATCCACCACAATGAGGCCGTACTGCACTTACGCTTCAGCAATGGACTGATGGTGACCTGTTCCAAGGACCGCTCCATTGCTGTGTGGGACATGGCTTCTGCGACCGATATCACTTTACGCCGTGTCCTGGTTGGCCACCGGGCTGCTGTCAATGTAGTAGACTTTGACGACAAGTACATTGTGTCCGCCTCTGGTGACAGGACCATCAAA GTCTGGAGCACGAGCACCTGTGAATTTGTCCGTACTCTCAATGGGCACAAGCGAGGCATTGCCTGTCTCCAGTACAGGGATCGGCTGGTTGTTAGTGGATCATCAGATAATACCATTAG GCTCTGGGATATTGAATGTGGTGCCTGTTTAAGAGTCCTAGAGGGACATGAAGAATTGGTCCGATGCATCCGGTTTGATAACAAGAGGATTGTCAGTGGGGCCTATGATGG GAAAATTAAAGTTTGGGACTTGCAAGCTGCTCTTGACCCTCGAGCCCCAGCGAGCACATTGTGTTTGCGCACATTGGTG gAACATTCTGGACGTGTGTTTCGGCTACAGTTTGATGAGTTTCAGATCATCAGCAGCTCCCATGATGACACTATTTTGATTTGGGATTTCTTAAATGTGCCTCCCAGTGCCCAGAATGAGACCCGTTCTCCCTCCAGAACATACACTTACATCTCTAGATAA